From Solibacillus isronensis, the proteins below share one genomic window:
- a CDS encoding GNAT family N-acetyltransferase, whose amino-acid sequence MIALEIRKFKSENDELIDLLCTNDWPFHAKVQLNPAAIKRAIENGYYSEGRETFWVIENEQKVGILIIDDIEDTIPLFDLRLTTKARGKGIGQKSLNWLKDYLYGEKCKIRIEGYTRADNLAMRNCFTKSGFVKEGYLRKAWENEDGSISDTVLYASIYDDWKDNKITPIKLDQVPY is encoded by the coding sequence GTGATTGCCTTGGAGATAAGAAAATTTAAATCAGAAAATGATGAACTGATTGATTTACTTTGTACCAATGATTGGCCTTTCCATGCGAAGGTTCAATTAAATCCAGCAGCGATTAAAAGAGCAATCGAGAATGGCTATTACTCTGAAGGAAGAGAAACGTTTTGGGTTATTGAAAACGAACAAAAAGTAGGAATTTTAATAATCGATGATATTGAAGATACGATCCCTTTATTTGATCTCCGTTTAACAACAAAAGCAAGAGGCAAAGGCATTGGTCAAAAGTCTTTAAATTGGCTAAAAGACTACTTGTATGGTGAAAAGTGTAAGATTCGAATTGAAGGTTATACGAGAGCAGATAATTTAGCGATGAGAAACTGCTTTACCAAGTCAGGCTTCGTAAAAGAAGGCTATTTACGCAAGGCATGGGAAAATGAAGACGGTTCAATTTCAGATACTGTCTTGTATGCATCTATTTATGATGATTGGAAGGACAATAAAATCACACCGATTAAATTGGATCAAGTCCCTTATTAA
- a CDS encoding methionine ABC transporter ATP-binding protein, whose translation MIQLQHVTKKFGSFVAVQDVSLTIAKGEIHGLIGASGAGKSTLLRLMNLLEVPDSGTVVINGQQLTALKNAELREARKSIGMIFQHFHLVANKTVHDNVEIALVLANFPKKQRKARVMECLQFVGLEQLANQYPAQLSGGQKQRVAIARALANETAVLLCDEPTSALDANTSAEILRVLQKVNVELGVTIVLVSHELDVVKSICHRATVLDAGQIYKTVNLIPSGVLETDHHPQSFVDQLVKGGVGHA comes from the coding sequence ATGATACAATTACAGCACGTTACGAAAAAGTTTGGTTCCTTTGTCGCGGTTCAGGATGTGAGTTTAACGATTGCGAAAGGGGAAATTCACGGTTTGATCGGGGCAAGTGGTGCGGGGAAATCGACGTTGCTGCGGCTGATGAATCTGCTGGAAGTACCGGACAGCGGGACTGTTGTCATAAATGGCCAGCAACTAACAGCTTTAAAAAATGCGGAACTCCGTGAAGCTAGAAAATCAATCGGGATGATCTTCCAGCATTTTCACCTTGTCGCAAATAAAACCGTCCATGATAATGTGGAAATTGCACTCGTCCTGGCAAACTTTCCGAAAAAGCAGCGGAAAGCACGTGTCATGGAATGTTTGCAGTTTGTCGGTTTGGAGCAGTTAGCCAATCAATATCCTGCCCAGCTGAGCGGCGGACAAAAGCAGCGTGTGGCGATTGCCAGAGCACTTGCGAATGAAACGGCCGTCTTGCTCTGTGATGAACCAACCTCTGCGCTCGATGCAAACACCTCTGCGGAAATATTGCGCGTTTTACAGAAGGTCAATGTTGAGCTCGGTGTGACAATTGTGCTTGTCAGTCATGAGCTTGATGTTGTGAAAAGTATTTGCCATCGCGCTACGGTGCTGGACGCCGGACAAATTTACAAAACAGTTAATTTGATACCAAGCGGCGTACTTGAAACGGACCATCATCCGCAAAGCTTTGTCGATCAGCTTGTGAAAGGCGGGGTCGGACATGCCTAA
- a CDS encoding methionine ABC transporter permease — translation MPNVLRQYEAEIWRAISETFFMVGVSIVAAVLIGLPIGTYLFLCGKERLLENRVVYNILNLVVNTIRSFPFLLLVVFLIPFTRLLVGTAIGTVAATVPLSIIAIAHYARLVEQSLLDVPKGVIEAAVSMGASVRRIIFSFLFVEARSGLVLGLTTSIVSFISYSTIMGVVGGGGIGDFAIRYGYQQFKTDLMLYMIFIMIILVQLIQMIGTTAARWLDKR, via the coding sequence ATGCCTAATGTGTTGCGTCAATACGAAGCTGAAATTTGGCGGGCGATCAGTGAAACATTTTTCATGGTCGGTGTGTCAATTGTAGCTGCCGTATTAATCGGATTGCCAATCGGTACATATTTATTTCTTTGCGGGAAAGAAAGGTTGCTTGAAAACCGTGTCGTTTACAACATATTGAACCTGGTGGTGAATACGATCCGCTCGTTTCCGTTCCTGCTGCTGGTCGTATTTTTGATTCCCTTTACGAGGCTCCTTGTCGGTACGGCAATTGGGACGGTGGCGGCAACGGTTCCGTTGTCGATTATTGCCATAGCGCATTATGCAAGGCTTGTCGAACAGTCACTGCTCGATGTGCCAAAAGGTGTAATCGAGGCTGCGGTTTCAATGGGGGCATCGGTGCGACGAATTATTTTCAGTTTTCTTTTTGTGGAAGCGCGTTCAGGACTAGTGCTCGGCCTGACGACTTCAATAGTCAGTTTTATTTCGTATTCCACAATAATGGGTGTTGTCGGGGGCGGCGGTATCGGTGACTTTGCAATTCGCTACGGGTACCAGCAATTCAAGACAGATCTAATGCTTTACATGATTTTCATTATGATTATTTTGGTGCAGCTTATTCAAATGATTGGTACGACTGCAGCAAGATGGTTGGACAAAAGATAG
- a CDS encoding MetQ/NlpA family ABC transporter substrate-binding protein, producing MKKRWMLSVAAVLALVGCGQNKETEPNKEAEKEETTLKVASLISPMTDILELVEPQLEEQGIDLEIVVLGDNVQPNSALAAKEVDANFFQHVPYMEEFNRNNDANLVPIQPIYFANYGVYAKNYDSIEELPEGATVAIANDISNVDRSLMLLAQHGVITLKEKTDVYYTLASVEDNPKNLQFKEVDLLMLARMYDDADAVVMTPAYAAPLNLTPKSDALLTEGVENDFAITLVAREDNKDDDAIKKLAEAMTSEEVRNFLIENYDETATPAFE from the coding sequence GTGAAAAAAAGATGGATGTTAAGTGTGGCTGCTGTGCTAGCTTTAGTTGGCTGCGGACAGAATAAAGAAACAGAACCGAATAAAGAAGCGGAAAAGGAAGAGACAACATTAAAAGTGGCCTCATTAATTTCACCCATGACGGATATTCTGGAGCTAGTCGAGCCTCAATTGGAAGAGCAGGGCATTGACTTGGAGATTGTCGTTTTAGGGGATAATGTACAGCCAAACAGTGCACTCGCTGCAAAGGAAGTCGATGCAAATTTCTTCCAGCATGTACCGTATATGGAGGAATTCAACCGTAACAATGACGCCAATTTAGTGCCGATCCAGCCGATTTACTTTGCGAACTACGGTGTGTATGCTAAAAATTATGATTCAATCGAAGAGTTGCCTGAAGGGGCGACAGTTGCAATTGCCAACGATATTTCAAATGTTGACCGTTCATTAATGCTGCTTGCCCAGCACGGTGTCATTACATTGAAGGAAAAGACGGATGTGTATTATACATTGGCAAGTGTCGAGGACAACCCGAAAAATCTTCAGTTTAAAGAAGTCGATTTGTTAATGCTTGCGCGTATGTACGATGATGCCGATGCAGTTGTGATGACACCGGCATATGCGGCACCGCTTAACCTGACACCGAAAAGTGATGCGCTGCTGACAGAAGGTGTAGAAAACGACTTTGCCATTACTTTAGTGGCTCGTGAAGACAACAAAGACGACGATGCAATCAAAAAGCTTGCAGAAGCGATGACGAGTGAAGAAGTGCGTAATTTCCTGATTGAAAACTACGACGAAACAGCAACACCAGCTTTTGAATAA
- a CDS encoding NADPH:quinone oxidoreductase family protein: MADNFKALVVNNEEQFTVNVKELSLNDLPEGGVLLKVEYSSINYKDSLAAIPDGNIVKSYPFVPGIDLAGTVISSGNPQFKEGDKVIATSYEIGVSHFGGYSEYARIPSEWLVPLPEGLSLKEAMVIGTAGFTAALSVQRLEDNNVTPDKGKVLVTGSTGGVGSFAVSILSKFGYEVEASTGKESEHGFLKSLGATSIIPREEVYDGKVRALGKQKWAAAVDPVGGEPLASLLSQIHYGGSVAVSGLTAGTKLPSTVFPFILRGVNLLGIDSVYCPMETRLNVWNRLATDFKPDNLEQLIQQEITLEQLPEFLPTLLKGQAKGRTIVKL; encoded by the coding sequence ATGGCAGATAACTTTAAAGCATTAGTCGTAAATAATGAAGAACAATTTACAGTGAACGTGAAGGAACTTTCCTTAAATGATTTACCTGAAGGAGGCGTGCTGCTTAAAGTCGAGTATTCTTCTATTAATTATAAAGATAGTTTAGCAGCAATTCCGGACGGTAACATTGTAAAAAGCTATCCATTTGTACCGGGCATTGACTTGGCAGGAACGGTCATTTCTTCGGGAAATCCGCAATTTAAAGAAGGCGACAAAGTGATTGCGACAAGCTATGAAATCGGGGTTTCTCATTTTGGCGGATATAGTGAATATGCCCGCATCCCATCTGAGTGGCTTGTTCCACTGCCGGAAGGACTTTCATTAAAGGAAGCGATGGTCATCGGCACAGCCGGCTTTACGGCAGCTTTATCAGTCCAACGGTTGGAAGATAATAATGTAACGCCTGATAAAGGGAAAGTACTTGTAACCGGTTCTACAGGCGGTGTTGGCAGCTTTGCCGTTTCGATTCTGTCAAAGTTTGGCTATGAAGTAGAAGCGAGCACTGGGAAAGAATCGGAACACGGGTTTTTAAAAAGCCTTGGTGCGACTTCAATCATTCCACGTGAAGAAGTATATGACGGGAAAGTGCGCGCATTAGGCAAGCAAAAATGGGCAGCTGCGGTCGATCCTGTCGGTGGTGAGCCATTAGCTTCATTGCTAAGCCAAATTCACTACGGCGGATCCGTTGCGGTGAGCGGGTTAACAGCAGGGACAAAACTTCCGTCAACTGTTTTTCCATTTATATTGCGCGGGGTCAACTTACTAGGAATTGATTCTGTATACTGCCCGATGGAGACGCGATTGAACGTATGGAACCGTTTAGCGACAGATTTTAAACCGGATAACTTGGAGCAATTAATTCAACAAGAAATAACGCTCGAGCAGCTTCCGGAATTTCTGCCAACGCTGTTGAAGGGTCAGGCAAAAGGAAGAACGATCGTGAAGCTATGA
- a CDS encoding HIT domain-containing protein has translation MKNGRVEKMENCIFCGIVRGELSSYTIFKDEIVTAFLDINPVAMGHILVIPNKHFDRLDTINDEEIMKGLMNALIKVSNLLIASGICNDFTILNDNGINAQQDIMHTHFHIIPRHHNEKIELKLPTDKEVANSETLKYTYSLLKQSL, from the coding sequence TTGAAAAATGGAAGGGTTGAAAAAATGGAGAATTGTATATTTTGTGGAATTGTAAGGGGAGAACTATCCTCTTACACAATATTTAAAGATGAAATAGTTACTGCATTTCTTGATATTAATCCTGTGGCTATGGGACATATATTAGTAATCCCAAATAAACATTTTGACAGATTAGATACTATAAACGATGAAGAAATTATGAAAGGATTAATGAATGCACTTATAAAGGTATCAAATTTGCTCATTGCTTCTGGTATTTGTAATGATTTTACTATACTCAATGATAATGGGATAAATGCACAACAAGATATTATGCACACTCATTTCCATATCATACCGAGACATCATAATGAAAAAATAGAATTAAAACTTCCAACAGATAAAGAAGTTGCTAATTCAGAGACACTTAAATATACATATTCTCTTTTAAAACAATCATTATAA
- a CDS encoding amino acid oxidase has product MRLNKILSIISILFLLNLSACSKEEVKYDGEPLKIAVIGHIPELNNKKISFEKISLDELSEDTVQISTNFDAVMITPLMFEEASNDRFVEVYNNSEIPYIFFDSEKRDLPFTKVGYTYETARWEALKNGSHTTIYLSDKDANREDVWYFYLNDEKGLDVLYKEIFEKVKML; this is encoded by the coding sequence ATGAGATTAAATAAGATTTTAAGTATTATATCTATTTTATTCCTACTAAATCTTAGCGCATGTTCAAAAGAAGAAGTTAAATATGATGGAGAACCTTTAAAAATCGCTGTAATTGGTCATATTCCTGAACTAAATAATAAAAAAATTAGTTTTGAAAAAATTTCATTAGATGAACTTAGCGAAGATACAGTACAGATTTCAACAAATTTTGATGCAGTTATGATAACACCATTGATGTTTGAAGAAGCTTCTAATGATCGATTTGTTGAAGTTTATAATAACTCTGAAATCCCCTATATCTTTTTTGATTCCGAAAAAAGGGATCTTCCATTTACAAAAGTTGGGTATACATACGAAACAGCGCGATGGGAAGCATTGAAAAACGGTTCACATACGACAATTTATTTATCCGATAAAGATGCCAATAGAGAAGATGTTTGGTATTTCTATTTAAATGATGAAAAAGGATTAGATGTCCTTTACAAAGAGATTTTTGAAAAGGTTAAAATGTTATAA
- a CDS encoding DNA topology modulation protein FlaR, whose protein sequence is MKKPIYKRIHIIGSVGSGKTTLAKEISSWLDIPYYELDNIVWIRHKSGDIRRTEQEREEYLNSILKSDSWIIEGIHNEDWVSNCFQNADLIFFLDTKYSIRTYRIIKRFLKQKLLIEKANYKPTLAIFLKMFKWNRYFEEVGKINFFNNYGVHKDKIKVINNTKCVKKHFN, encoded by the coding sequence TTGAAAAAGCCAATCTACAAAAGAATACATATTATTGGGTCAGTTGGAAGTGGTAAAACAACTTTAGCAAAAGAAATATCTTCATGGTTAGATATCCCGTATTACGAATTAGACAATATAGTTTGGATAAGGCATAAATCCGGAGATATTAGGAGAACTGAACAAGAAAGGGAAGAGTATCTAAACAGTATATTAAAATCAGATAGTTGGATAATTGAAGGGATACACAATGAAGATTGGGTAAGCAATTGTTTTCAAAATGCAGATTTGATTTTCTTTTTAGATACAAAATATTCCATAAGAACTTACCGAATTATAAAAAGGTTTTTAAAACAAAAGCTTCTAATAGAGAAAGCAAATTACAAACCAACACTAGCTATTTTTCTTAAAATGTTTAAATGGAATCGTTATTTCGAAGAAGTTGGTAAAATTAACTTTTTTAATAATTATGGCGTACATAAAGATAAGATAAAAGTTATTAATAATACAAAATGTGTTAAGAAGCACTTCAATTAA
- a CDS encoding nucleoside triphosphate pyrophosphohydrolase: protein MPVYNKLVRDRILEIIESDGLVYNARILESTELLKEVKAKMIEEAKEFQATETVNESVEELADVLELIHTALSTLGVTYEELDEVRLQKKVRRGGFEKAIYLVDVKDK, encoded by the coding sequence ATGCCTGTATATAATAAATTAGTAAGAGATAGGATTTTAGAGATTATCGAATCAGATGGATTAGTTTATAATGCTCGAATACTAGAGTCAACTGAACTCTTAAAGGAAGTTAAGGCGAAAATGATTGAGGAAGCTAAAGAGTTTCAAGCAACAGAAACTGTTAATGAAAGCGTGGAAGAATTAGCAGATGTATTAGAATTAATACATACAGCTCTTAGTACATTAGGTGTGACATATGAGGAGCTAGATGAAGTACGGTTGCAAAAAAAGGTAAGGCGAGGTGGTTTTGAAAAAGCAATTTACTTAGTAGATGTAAAAGACAAGTGA
- a CDS encoding metallophosphoesterase family protein, translated as MALLKGEEHPLSHSHAREHHQWIADNMDKGFIPKLEQLPRTIAATIEGNSVLFIHYHIEQAKLNEHISKDPFSKIVEPSLDNLLSLFKESEESLICFGHHHPIHFFEDNDTIFLNPGSLGCNSKATAPYSVVDIGKDKIAVRFEEVSYDNKKFLESYELLQVPERDFLIKVFHGNQLKP; from the coding sequence TTGGCACTTCTAAAGGGGGAAGAACATCCATTAAGCCACTCTCACGCTAGGGAACATCACCAATGGATAGCGGATAATATGGACAAAGGTTTCATTCCCAAATTAGAACAGTTACCACGGACAATTGCAGCTACAATTGAAGGTAACTCAGTATTGTTTATCCATTATCACATTGAGCAAGCCAAATTAAATGAGCATATAAGCAAAGACCCATTTAGTAAAATTGTTGAGCCCAGTTTAGATAATTTACTCTCTCTATTTAAAGAAAGCGAAGAAAGTTTAATATGCTTTGGACATCATCATCCAATTCATTTTTTTGAAGATAACGATACTATCTTTTTAAATCCTGGGTCTTTAGGATGCAATTCAAAAGCAACAGCACCATATTCAGTAGTTGATATAGGAAAGGACAAAATTGCAGTTAGGTTCGAAGAAGTCTCCTATGATAACAAAAAATTTTTAGAGTCATATGAATTACTGCAAGTTCCGGAACGTGATTTTCTTATTAAAGTATTTCACGGCAATCAATTAAAACCGTAA
- a CDS encoding metallophosphoesterase family protein: protein MKIGVIADIHGNAVALKAVLNDFDKRRDIEHIYCLGDMIGIGPNTNEVLKILFARKDVSMITGNHDEAVWHF, encoded by the coding sequence ATGAAAATTGGAGTGATTGCTGATATTCATGGCAATGCCGTTGCCTTAAAAGCGGTTCTTAATGATTTTGATAAAAGGCGAGATATTGAACATATCTATTGTTTAGGAGATATGATAGGAATAGGACCAAATACAAATGAAGTCTTGAAAATTTTATTTGCAAGAAAAGATGTATCTATGATTACTGGGAATCACGATGAAGCAGTTTGGCACTTCTAA
- a CDS encoding HAD family hydrolase produces MFKAVLFDLDGTLLNRDKSVELFINQQYERLYELLSHIPKEQYISRFIELDNHGYVWKDKVYQQLIDEFNIPSVTWEELLQDYVEEFKHHCEGFPHIHEMLEELKNNKITLGMITNGYGQFQMDNIKALDIEKYFDVILVSEWEGIKKPNPQIFMNALEKLNVEPSESVFIGDHPENDVKAAQNVGMKGIWKKDNQWTDIEADAIIDDYLELPLILKNLDFSIHSHTK; encoded by the coding sequence ATGTTTAAAGCTGTATTATTTGATTTAGATGGAACTTTATTGAATCGTGATAAATCGGTTGAGCTTTTTATAAACCAGCAATACGAAAGATTGTATGAGTTACTTTCCCATATTCCAAAAGAGCAATATATTTCGAGATTTATTGAATTAGACAATCACGGATATGTTTGGAAGGATAAAGTATACCAACAACTAATTGATGAATTTAATATACCTTCCGTAACGTGGGAAGAACTCCTCCAAGATTATGTGGAAGAATTCAAACATCATTGTGAAGGATTTCCTCATATTCATGAAATGTTAGAGGAGCTAAAAAATAATAAAATTACTTTAGGCATGATTACAAATGGGTATGGTCAGTTCCAAATGGATAACATTAAAGCTTTGGACATTGAGAAATATTTTGATGTAATCTTAGTATCCGAATGGGAAGGAATCAAGAAACCTAATCCCCAAATCTTTATGAATGCATTAGAAAAATTAAATGTAGAGCCTTCAGAAAGTGTATTTATTGGTGACCATCCTGAAAATGATGTAAAAGCTGCCCAAAACGTAGGAATGAAGGGGATTTGGAAAAAAGATAATCAATGGACTGATATAGAAGCCGATGCAATAATTGATGATTATTTAGAACTTCCTTTGATTTTAAAGAACCTAGATTTTAGTATACATAGCCATACAAAATAG
- a CDS encoding Fe3+ hydroxamate ABC transporter substrate-binding protein: protein MFEIVPKCTKCDKEIKGNDVVFVKMRYPERKGMTEIKAYIQNEGRLICEDCYNKKTN from the coding sequence TTGTTTGAAATTGTGCCTAAATGTACTAAATGCGATAAAGAAATTAAAGGAAACGATGTAGTTTTTGTAAAAATGCGTTATCCAGAACGAAAAGGTATGACTGAAATTAAAGCCTATATACAAAATGAAGGAAGACTAATTTGTGAGGATTGCTATAATAAAAAAACTAATTAA
- a CDS encoding NUDIX hydrolase — protein MEIFGERNYNLNYWKRTGAYAVIQNDLQQFLCVEDLEGNLFLIGGGVEEGESPELALLRESIEETGHQVQIIEVIGKAERHWVSEKYPDDSQHNIGILYVCELLEKVAEPIEQETMRWVDFDYLEKHLFHDHHLYLIKQFLNIA, from the coding sequence GTGGAGATTTTTGGTGAACGTAATTATAATTTAAATTATTGGAAAAGAACTGGAGCGTATGCAGTCATTCAAAATGACCTTCAACAATTTTTATGTGTAGAAGATTTAGAAGGAAATTTATTTTTGATTGGTGGAGGTGTTGAAGAAGGAGAATCTCCAGAACTTGCATTATTACGAGAGAGTATTGAGGAGACAGGTCATCAGGTCCAGATTATTGAAGTAATCGGTAAAGCCGAAAGACACTGGGTTTCAGAAAAATATCCTGATGATTCTCAACATAACATCGGCATATTATACGTTTGTGAGCTACTAGAAAAAGTAGCTGAACCGATTGAACAAGAAACAATGCGCTGGGTCGACTTCGATTATTTAGAAAAGCATCTTTTCCACGACCATCATTTATACTTAATAAAACAGTTCTTAAATATTGCATAA
- a CDS encoding zf-HC2 domain-containing protein, whose amino-acid sequence MNNCEIVKDLLPMYIDGLCSETSNKLVEQHLSTCTQCKQIYEQMLNEFEVEQIGLNTIAIQQKQPFEKLNHIFKSYRGFSKMLEWLTVLAVVIMIILIGKGFIDTQGLAANIKHQENIEQEQLNIMNAAFENFATDGASGLEKVSTDYQNRIKYIAVFNIADVEPLAKDYDKPKAIYPLPYERAKVIYESGQLITDNITPSDYDIGTMVMEKDGYIVQFEYARHYLHEVERAFQTKHYSPTTLQLWIPALIAMIVSLCSFFLYRKIKDTNRKVQKLIS is encoded by the coding sequence ATGAATAATTGTGAAATCGTAAAAGACTTATTACCAATGTATATAGATGGCTTATGTAGCGAGACAAGTAATAAATTAGTAGAACAGCATCTTTCAACTTGCACACAATGTAAACAAATTTATGAGCAAATGCTAAATGAATTTGAGGTTGAACAAATCGGGTTAAATACAATAGCTATACAACAAAAACAACCATTTGAAAAATTGAATCACATTTTTAAGTCTTATCGAGGTTTTTCAAAAATGTTAGAATGGCTGACAGTACTTGCTGTTGTTATTATGATTATCCTTATTGGGAAAGGTTTTATAGATACACAAGGCTTGGCAGCTAATATCAAACATCAAGAAAACATCGAACAGGAACAACTAAACATTATGAACGCTGCTTTTGAAAATTTTGCTACTGATGGAGCTTCTGGACTAGAAAAGGTTTCAACTGATTATCAGAATAGGATTAAATACATTGCTGTTTTTAATATTGCCGATGTAGAGCCTCTAGCTAAAGATTATGACAAACCAAAAGCAATTTATCCCCTACCATATGAAAGAGCGAAAGTTATTTATGAAAGTGGACAATTAATAACAGACAATATAACACCTTCTGATTACGATATTGGCACGATGGTTATGGAGAAAGATGGGTATATTGTTCAATTTGAATATGCTAGACATTATTTGCATGAAGTAGAAAGAGCATTTCAAACAAAGCATTACAGTCCAACCACTTTACAATTATGGATTCCTGCACTTATAGCTATGATCGTCTCACTTTGTTCATTCTTCTTATATAGAAAAATAAAAGATACAAATAGAAAAGTTCAAAAATTGATATCCTAA
- a CDS encoding RNA polymerase sigma factor encodes MGHLTEIYEENFELVFKYLMTLCRDTDIAEEITQETFYKAIHSIDRFNGACKISVWLCQIAKHTYYQYVDKQVKQPEFSELQDGPSIEQLLMAQEDKIELYRHIHRLNEPYREILHLRLLGGLTFQEIGDILGKNENWARVTFYRAKVKLQEVLKQNE; translated from the coding sequence GTGGGACATTTAACTGAAATATATGAAGAAAATTTTGAACTTGTTTTCAAATATTTGATGACATTATGTAGGGACACTGATATAGCAGAAGAAATAACTCAAGAGACATTTTATAAAGCAATTCACTCTATAGACCGCTTTAACGGTGCTTGTAAAATATCTGTTTGGTTATGTCAAATTGCAAAACATACATATTATCAATACGTTGATAAGCAAGTGAAACAACCAGAATTTTCAGAACTACAAGATGGTCCTTCGATTGAGCAGCTATTAATGGCACAAGAGGACAAAATAGAGCTATATCGCCATATCCATCGACTAAATGAACCGTATCGAGAAATTCTCCATTTACGGTTATTAGGTGGTCTTACCTTCCAAGAGATAGGTGATATTTTAGGTAAAAATGAAAACTGGGCAAGAGTCACATTTTATAGGGCTAAAGTGAAACTACAAGAGGTGTTAAAACAAAATGAATAA
- a CDS encoding alpha/beta fold hydrolase, with product MEIQEKQIKLNGHTFMYREIGEASAPPIVALHALGKTSESWDQVFTVLGEKYRVLALDQRGHGGSREANTYSFELMCDDLLYFVDALNLGRFTLIGHSMGGLYPIFSPNHTLLG from the coding sequence ATGGAAATACAGGAGAAACAAATTAAGTTGAATGGACACACTTTTATGTACCGTGAAATTGGAGAAGCTTCTGCACCACCAATTGTAGCACTTCATGCGCTAGGGAAAACTTCGGAATCATGGGATCAAGTTTTCACTGTTTTAGGTGAAAAATATAGAGTTTTAGCTTTAGATCAAAGAGGTCATGGAGGAAGTAGAGAAGCTAATACATATAGTTTTGAATTGATGTGTGATGATTTACTTTATTTTGTCGATGCATTGAATTTGGGACGGTTTACGCTAATTGGTCATTCTATGGGGGGACTGTATCCTATCTTTTCGCCGAATCATACCCTTCTAGGATAG
- a CDS encoding RNA polymerase sigma factor → MKQEELTKWIEQYGESVLTYILLIVRDYQQAEDLTQETFIKAFKHQHQFEQKSSVKTWLFSIAHNVTKDYFRKKHPLQHFFGLTMEEKDYKPMPEQIAAMNFQTEQLYRTIQQLKPTYRHVIILRKLKEFSTAETALILNWSESKVKMTLTRALVQLKNELIKGGFTSEIYR, encoded by the coding sequence TTGAAACAAGAGGAGTTGACCAAATGGATTGAACAATACGGTGAATCGGTATTAACATACATACTATTAATCGTGAGGGACTATCAACAAGCAGAAGATTTAACACAGGAAACATTTATAAAAGCCTTTAAGCACCAACATCAATTTGAACAAAAATCCTCTGTGAAAACATGGCTATTTAGCATCGCACATAATGTCACCAAGGACTATTTCCGAAAAAAACATCCGTTGCAGCACTTTTTCGGTTTAACGATGGAAGAGAAAGATTACAAGCCAATGCCCGAGCAAATCGCAGCAATGAATTTTCAAACAGAACAATTATACAGAACGATTCAACAATTAAAGCCTACATACAGGCATGTCATCATCTTGCGAAAGTTAAAAGAATTTTCAACTGCAGAAACAGCTCTTATTTTAAACTGGTCTGAGAGTAAAGTGAAAATGACATTAACAAGAGCGTTAGTTCAACTGAAAAATGAGTTGATAAAGGGAGGGTTTACCAGTGAAATTTACAGATGA